A portion of the Sphingobacterium spiritivorum genome contains these proteins:
- a CDS encoding UxaA family hydrolase, which translates to METTKQLFLQIHPSDNVLVALRDLQKGTLINWEGQQFELLQDVAAKHKFTISPLTADAEVHMYGVLVGKVNYALKQGELISTDNLRHAAEDFRMGKRKLSWNKPDVSSFKDKTFNGYHRSNGTVGTANYWLVIPLVFCENRNVLTLKAAFEEKLGYKVKANDYTTEVDDLINLYKSGANVDAIIAQDLNAGSSDKEVKRLFDNVDGIKFLNHDMGCGGTRMDSDALCGLLAGYITHPNVAGATVLSLGCQHAQASILKDEIQKRDPQFDKPLYVFEQQKEGTEKELMQKAIKATFAGMMQANQQERQPATLDKLCIGLECGGSDGFSGISANPALGYLSDILVSLGGSVILAEFPELCGVEQELSDRCIDEETATKFMSLMRTYNAKAEADGSGFYMNPSPGNIRDGLITDAIKSAGAAKKGGTSPVTAVVDYPELANKPGLNLLCTPGNDVESTTAEVAAGANVVLFTTGLGTPTGNPITPVVKLSTNTKTYEKMPDIIDLNCGTIIEGEESIEQAAHRILDYVISVANGEIKPKAVLLGQDDFIPWRRGVSL; encoded by the coding sequence ATGGAAACTACAAAACAATTGTTTCTGCAAATCCACCCTTCGGATAATGTGCTGGTGGCTTTACGTGATTTACAGAAAGGGACGTTAATTAATTGGGAAGGTCAGCAATTTGAATTGCTTCAGGATGTGGCTGCAAAGCATAAGTTTACGATCAGTCCGCTTACAGCAGACGCAGAAGTGCATATGTATGGTGTACTGGTGGGGAAAGTAAATTATGCCTTGAAACAGGGCGAACTGATCTCTACCGATAACCTGCGTCATGCTGCTGAAGATTTCAGAATGGGTAAGCGCAAGCTGAGCTGGAATAAGCCTGATGTGTCATCGTTTAAAGATAAGACTTTCAATGGATATCATCGTTCTAACGGAACGGTTGGTACAGCTAACTACTGGCTCGTCATTCCATTGGTTTTTTGTGAAAACAGAAATGTCCTGACCTTAAAAGCCGCTTTCGAAGAAAAGCTGGGGTATAAGGTAAAAGCTAATGATTATACAACTGAAGTAGATGATCTGATCAACCTGTATAAGTCCGGTGCTAATGTAGACGCAATCATTGCGCAGGATCTGAATGCGGGTTCGTCAGATAAAGAAGTGAAACGTCTGTTTGATAATGTAGATGGTATCAAGTTTCTGAATCATGATATGGGCTGTGGTGGTACACGTATGGATTCGGATGCACTATGTGGCCTGTTGGCAGGTTATATTACACATCCGAATGTTGCAGGAGCAACTGTATTGAGCTTAGGCTGCCAACACGCACAGGCATCTATTCTGAAGGATGAAATTCAGAAAAGAGATCCTCAGTTTGATAAACCTCTGTATGTATTTGAGCAACAGAAAGAAGGTACTGAAAAGGAACTGATGCAAAAAGCTATTAAAGCGACTTTTGCGGGTATGATGCAGGCCAATCAGCAGGAGCGTCAGCCTGCTACACTGGATAAATTATGTATCGGTCTTGAATGTGGCGGATCTGATGGTTTTTCAGGTATTTCAGCTAATCCGGCTTTAGGGTATTTGTCTGATATACTGGTTAGTCTGGGCGGCTCGGTGATTCTGGCTGAATTTCCTGAACTATGCGGAGTCGAACAGGAACTCAGTGACAGATGTATTGATGAAGAAACAGCGACCAAATTTATGAGTCTGATGCGTACATATAACGCTAAGGCTGAAGCAGATGGTTCAGGATTCTATATGAATCCTTCACCTGGAAATATCCGGGACGGTCTGATTACGGATGCCATCAAGTCTGCAGGAGCTGCTAAAAAGGGAGGGACATCGCCTGTAACTGCGGTGGTCGATTATCCGGAACTGGCTAATAAACCGGGCCTGAATCTTTTATGTACTCCGGGCAATGATGTAGAAAGTACTACAGCTGAAGTTGCAGCAGGCGCAAATGTGGTGTTGTTCACGACAGGGTTGGGCACACCTACAGGAAACCCTATCACTCCGGTGGTCAAATTATCTACGAATACAAAAACGTATGAAAAGATGCCGGATATAATTGACCTCAACTGCGGAACTATTATTGAAGGGGAGGAAAGTATTGAACAGGCTGCACATCGTATACTGGATTATGTAATATCTGTGGCAAATGGTGAAATAAAACCGAAGGCTGTATTGCTTGGTCAGGATGATTTTATTCCCTGGAG
- a CDS encoding helix-turn-helix domain-containing protein, which translates to MKPQLLTFGTPAAASFSIRNDVKPQQHNNWHYHEELELIHIAQGSGTQFIGDSINNFENDNMVLLGTNLPHYWLFDEQYLQDNADIRVAHFRENFLGEVFFNLPENRKLKELFAKAKQGLQIYGKTREILRQLLEKLLSASGASRIIILLEALNVLATSDEYERLTRSTYEFQSHLGDHDRLNAIIQYATQHYRNKISLTELAQIIGMTENSFCRFFKSKTGKTPVEFITELRIGHASRLLLEQEMPVKQICFESGFQNFVSFHKAFKKIKETTPLMYQKSLKK; encoded by the coding sequence ATGAAACCTCAACTCCTCACCTTCGGTACACCGGCAGCAGCCTCATTCTCCATTCGGAATGACGTAAAACCTCAGCAACACAACAACTGGCATTACCATGAAGAGCTGGAGCTGATTCATATTGCTCAAGGCAGCGGAACTCAATTTATAGGAGATAGTATCAATAACTTCGAAAATGACAATATGGTGCTTCTGGGAACAAATCTGCCACACTACTGGCTATTTGATGAACAGTATCTGCAGGACAATGCGGATATCCGGGTCGCTCACTTTAGAGAGAACTTTTTAGGAGAAGTATTTTTCAATTTACCGGAAAACCGCAAATTGAAAGAGTTATTCGCTAAAGCTAAGCAAGGATTGCAGATTTATGGAAAGACAAGAGAGATACTGCGGCAGTTATTGGAAAAGCTATTATCAGCAAGCGGTGCTTCCCGGATCATCATTCTTCTGGAAGCACTCAATGTATTGGCCACCAGCGATGAATATGAAAGATTAACACGATCTACGTATGAATTCCAGAGTCATCTCGGGGATCATGACCGCTTAAATGCCATTATTCAATACGCGACTCAACATTACAGAAATAAGATCAGTCTGACTGAGTTGGCCCAGATTATAGGGATGACAGAAAATTCCTTTTGCAGATTCTTCAAATCCAAGACCGGTAAAACACCTGTAGAATTTATAACCGAACTCCGGATCGGACATGCTTCCCGCTTGCTCCTGGAGCAGGAAATGCCTGTAAAACAAATCTGTTTTGAGAGTGGATTTCAGAATTTTGTCAGTTTTCATAAGGCTTTCAAAAAAATAAAGGAAACGACACCATTGATGTATCAGAAAAGCCTAAAAAAATAG
- the fucP gene encoding L-fucose:H+ symporter permease encodes MTKTKSYSLALVLVISLFFFWGFIHNLDPILIPHLRMAFSLTTFQASLVDSAVFIAYFVMAIPAGLLMKKYGYKAGILIGLIFFALGCFLFVPAANTMSYVFFLGALFVVACGLTILETAANPYVTVLGDPNTATQRLNFAQSFNGLAAFVAPILGGEYILTEEPKSAEELAALSDQARNAYLQLETSSVKLPYVILGVLILVVAAIFYFTRLPDIKDDEEKTKSGFFHAFKHKNVSWAVLAQFFYVGAQVCVLSFLVLFATDAAGIAPKEAKYYAGVAGLAFMLGRFVGTFFMKFVSAPKLLAIYSVISILLSFVVIFGSGVITLYALIGISFFMSIMFPTIFAIGVQGIGSDTKSASSLIVMSIVGGAILPPILGYISDHTGHLQYGYFVPLVCFVVVLLFAMKNNNLVIEETEDIKTH; translated from the coding sequence ATGACAAAAACTAAAAGCTATTCTCTGGCTCTGGTATTGGTAATCTCCCTGTTTTTCTTTTGGGGATTTATTCACAATCTGGATCCGATTCTGATACCACATTTGCGTATGGCATTCAGCCTCACGACTTTTCAGGCATCGCTAGTGGATTCGGCTGTTTTTATAGCCTATTTTGTAATGGCTATTCCTGCAGGTCTGTTAATGAAGAAATATGGATACAAGGCCGGTATTCTGATCGGTTTGATCTTTTTTGCTTTAGGATGTTTTCTTTTTGTTCCTGCTGCAAACACGATGAGTTATGTTTTCTTTCTGGGTGCACTATTTGTAGTAGCCTGCGGACTCACTATTCTGGAGACAGCAGCTAATCCTTATGTAACAGTTTTAGGGGATCCTAATACAGCTACTCAACGCCTTAATTTTGCACAGTCCTTTAATGGTCTTGCCGCTTTTGTAGCGCCTATACTTGGTGGCGAATATATCCTTACGGAAGAACCAAAGTCAGCCGAAGAGCTGGCTGCATTAAGTGATCAGGCCCGTAATGCGTATTTACAATTGGAAACTTCTTCTGTAAAGTTACCCTATGTTATTCTGGGCGTACTCATTCTGGTGGTAGCAGCTATTTTTTACTTCACCCGTTTGCCTGATATTAAAGATGATGAGGAAAAGACAAAATCAGGCTTTTTTCATGCATTCAAGCATAAAAATGTTTCATGGGCAGTGCTTGCTCAGTTCTTTTATGTGGGCGCACAGGTCTGTGTACTAAGTTTTCTGGTTCTTTTTGCTACGGATGCAGCAGGTATTGCGCCTAAGGAAGCTAAATATTATGCAGGTGTAGCCGGCTTAGCTTTTATGCTGGGAAGATTTGTCGGTACATTCTTTATGAAATTTGTGTCAGCACCTAAATTGCTGGCTATTTATTCCGTGATATCTATACTGTTATCGTTTGTTGTGATCTTCGGTTCCGGAGTGATTACCTTGTATGCACTGATCGGTATTTCTTTCTTTATGTCCATTATGTTTCCGACGATTTTTGCGATTGGTGTACAGGGAATCGGATCAGATACAAAATCTGCATCCAGTCTGATCGTTATGTCCATTGTCGGAGGTGCTATTTTACCTCCTATATTAGGCTATATCTCTGATCATACCGGACATTTACAATATGGATATTTTGTTCCGTTGGTATGTTTTGTAGTTGTTCTGCTATTTGCCATGAAGAACAATAATTTAGTCATTGAAGAAACAGAGGATATTAAAACACATTAA
- a CDS encoding GH92 family glycosyl hydrolase, giving the protein MNYIATALLCLSTICATAQEIGKISNPVDFVNPLVGTQSDYTISNGNTYPAIALPWGMNFWSPQTGKMGDGWMYTYNANKIRGFKQTHQPSPWMNDYGQFAIMPTVGIKTFDQDKRASWFSHKAEISKPHFYEVYLADYDVKTEITPTERAAYFRFTFPKTEEAYVLIDAFDKGSYVEVIPREQKIIGYSTKNSGGVPDNFKNYFVMTFDHPFANISTFADSVLKDDRYLIKADHVGAIVGFKIANRGDQVLMKVASSFISPEQAEINLKELNGVTFDQQVLKGEKKWNEELAKVEIEGGSIDQVRTFYSSLYRSLLFPRMFYELDAQGNVMHYSPYTGEVKPGYFFTDTGFWDTFRALFPFLNLMYPEMSVKMQEGLANAYREGGFLPEWASPGFRNVMVGNNSASVVADAWVKGVKVNNKDIETLYEAVIKGANNAGPLTAVGRAGAEYYKTLGYVPYDVKINENAARTLEYAYDDFAIYQLAKSLGGRQQDVDLYRKRSFNYKNLFDPASGLMRGKNKDGSFQSPFNAFKWGDAFTEGNSWHYSWSVFQDVNGLAQLMGGHRAMEIKLDSVFSLPPVFDDSYYGFPIHEIREMQIANMGQYAHGNQPIQHMIYLYGHIGAPWKTQYWVRETMNRMYAPTPDGYCGDEDNGQTSAWYVFSALGFYPVTPATDEYVLGAPLFKKATLHLSNGKKVIIQAPQNSDTNRYIKSMKWNGKNYTKNYINHSELIKGANLSFDMSAEPNKNRGTVKADFPYSLSYEQ; this is encoded by the coding sequence ATGAACTATATAGCAACAGCCTTACTCTGCCTTTCTACCATCTGCGCTACCGCACAGGAGATCGGTAAGATCAGTAATCCTGTAGATTTTGTCAATCCATTAGTTGGAACACAATCGGATTATACTATTTCTAATGGAAATACGTATCCTGCGATTGCTTTGCCGTGGGGTATGAATTTCTGGAGTCCACAGACCGGAAAAATGGGTGACGGATGGATGTATACCTACAATGCGAATAAGATTCGCGGATTTAAGCAGACACACCAGCCTTCGCCGTGGATGAACGATTATGGTCAGTTTGCTATTATGCCTACTGTTGGAATAAAGACTTTTGATCAGGATAAAAGAGCAAGTTGGTTCAGTCATAAAGCTGAAATTTCAAAACCTCATTTTTATGAAGTATATCTTGCTGATTATGATGTAAAAACAGAGATTACCCCAACAGAACGTGCAGCTTATTTTCGTTTCACCTTTCCTAAAACAGAGGAAGCTTATGTGCTGATTGATGCTTTTGATAAAGGTTCTTATGTAGAAGTTATTCCGCGAGAGCAGAAGATTATCGGTTACTCCACAAAAAACAGTGGTGGTGTTCCCGACAATTTTAAGAATTATTTCGTGATGACTTTTGATCATCCATTTGCTAATATTTCCACCTTTGCCGATTCTGTATTAAAAGATGACCGCTATCTGATTAAGGCGGATCATGTAGGAGCTATTGTAGGATTTAAGATCGCTAATCGTGGTGATCAGGTCTTAATGAAGGTAGCTTCTTCTTTCATCAGTCCGGAACAGGCGGAGATCAATCTGAAAGAACTGAATGGCGTTACTTTCGATCAGCAGGTGTTAAAAGGAGAGAAGAAGTGGAATGAAGAACTGGCGAAGGTGGAGATCGAAGGCGGCTCCATAGATCAGGTTCGTACATTTTATTCTTCTTTATACCGCTCTTTATTATTCCCGCGAATGTTCTATGAACTGGATGCGCAAGGAAACGTCATGCATTACAGTCCGTATACTGGAGAGGTCAAACCTGGCTATTTCTTTACAGATACAGGTTTTTGGGATACATTCAGAGCCTTATTTCCTTTCCTGAACCTGATGTATCCGGAAATGAGTGTGAAGATGCAGGAAGGATTGGCGAATGCGTATCGTGAAGGAGGGTTTTTGCCGGAATGGGCAAGTCCGGGCTTTAGAAATGTGATGGTTGGAAATAATTCGGCCTCTGTCGTTGCAGATGCCTGGGTAAAAGGTGTAAAGGTAAATAACAAGGATATAGAAACCTTGTATGAGGCTGTCATCAAAGGTGCTAATAATGCTGGGCCGCTGACTGCTGTAGGCAGGGCAGGTGCTGAGTATTATAAAACACTGGGATATGTGCCTTATGATGTGAAGATTAATGAAAATGCAGCTCGTACATTAGAATATGCGTATGACGATTTCGCAATCTATCAACTGGCCAAGTCTCTGGGAGGCCGTCAGCAAGATGTAGATTTGTATCGCAAGCGCTCTTTTAATTATAAAAATTTATTTGATCCTGCGTCAGGATTAATGCGTGGCAAAAATAAAGACGGATCTTTTCAATCTCCATTTAATGCTTTCAAATGGGGGGATGCATTTACAGAGGGTAACAGCTGGCATTACAGCTGGTCTGTATTTCAGGATGTGAACGGATTGGCTCAGTTAATGGGTGGACATCGTGCTATGGAAATCAAACTGGATTCGGTTTTCTCTTTACCTCCGGTTTTTGACGATTCTTACTATGGTTTTCCTATCCATGAGATCAGAGAGATGCAGATTGCCAATATGGGTCAGTATGCTCACGGTAATCAACCTATTCAGCATATGATCTACCTGTATGGTCATATTGGTGCACCGTGGAAAACGCAGTATTGGGTTCGTGAAACGATGAACAGGATGTATGCTCCTACTCCGGATGGATATTGTGGAGATGAGGATAACGGACAGACTTCTGCCTGGTATGTATTCTCGGCGCTTGGGTTCTATCCGGTAACTCCGGCAACAGATGAGTATGTGTTAGGAGCTCCTTTGTTTAAAAAGGCTACATTACATTTGTCAAATGGAAAAAAAGTAATTATACAGGCGCCTCAAAATTCAGATACCAACCGTTATATCAAATCGATGAAATGGAATGGTAAGAATTATACAAAAAATTATATCAACCACAGCGAGTTGATCAAAGGTGCAAATTTATCTTTTGATATGAGTGCTGAACCTAACAAGAACAGAGGTACTGTAAAGGCTGACTTTCCGTACTCTCTGAGTTATGAACAGTAA
- a CDS encoding L-rhamnose mutarotase, whose protein sequence is MKRYTLGLDLVDDPKLINEYETYHAAVWPEIKKSITDAGVESMEIYRFANRLFMIMEVNDSFSFERKGEMDSGNPKVQEWEELMWKYQVAIPGAKAGEKWVLLDKIFDLSK, encoded by the coding sequence ATGAAACGATATACACTGGGGCTGGATTTGGTTGATGACCCTAAGTTGATAAACGAATACGAGACTTATCATGCTGCTGTCTGGCCTGAGATTAAAAAGTCAATTACAGATGCGGGAGTGGAGTCTATGGAAATTTACAGGTTTGCTAATCGTCTTTTCATGATTATGGAAGTAAATGACAGCTTTTCATTTGAACGTAAAGGAGAGATGGACAGCGGTAATCCTAAAGTGCAGGAATGGGAAGAGTTGATGTGGAAATACCAGGTGGCTATACCCGGTGCTAAGGCTGGTGAGAAATGGGTGCTATTGGATAAAATATTTGATTTAAGTAAGTAA